In Melopsittacus undulatus isolate bMelUnd1 chromosome 6, bMelUnd1.mat.Z, whole genome shotgun sequence, the following proteins share a genomic window:
- the PIN4 gene encoding peptidyl-prolyl cis-trans isomerase NIMA-interacting 4, with the protein MAPKGKGGGKAGKGGDSGSSSSDAKAQGPKGGGNAVKVRHILCEKHGKAMEAMEKLKSGQRFSEVASQYSEDKARQGGDLGWMTRGSMVGPFQEAAFALPVSSMDKPVYTDPPVKTKFGYHIIMVEGRK; encoded by the exons ATGGCGCCCAAGGGAAAGGGTGGTGGCAAGGCTGGCAAGG GCGGCgacagcggcagcagcagcagcgatGCCAAAGCCCAGGGACCGAAGGGAGGCGGCAACGCCGTAAAG GTCCGGCATATCCTGTGTGAGAAGCACGGCAAAGCTATGGAGGCCATGGAGAAGCTCAAGTCTGGGCAGCGCTTCAGCGAGGTGGCCTCGCAGTACAGCGAGGACAAAGCACGACAAGGG GGAGACTTGGGCTGGATGACCAGAGGCTCCATGGTGGGACCATTCCAGGAGGCAGCGTTCGCCCTGCCTGTGAGCAGCATGGACAAGCCAGTGTATACAGACCCCCCAGTCAAAACAAAGTTTGGGTACCACATTATCATGGtggaaggcagaaaataa
- the NHSL2 gene encoding LOW QUALITY PROTEIN: NHS-like protein 2 (The sequence of the model RefSeq protein was modified relative to this genomic sequence to represent the inferred CDS: deleted 1 base in 1 codon) → MGNAQRKAPRSQRRGRMRSATATSNVNVETKQAQAAHTKLPWQQPVNVFLAAGRPPGMEQLHQEAQLNLQSVLQEEFEEQYSESRVTGKTFRSTGHSSPDAPPEPSPRPPPNKRLEFVLMPPSRRATDEESTSTSELGARPPDTCLSLPTSPDKQPAWPRAFPLPTLEEKQQQPSCSVQTNIVPINVSGQHFARHTSARHSLFNTETAMNPKSTLRRRRTIIGFPNLSLRDQGSTNGPTSTVPTPIAESVSCSFVPEAAGTVPQDTSPRQPRAALRKTFSDLGARCCPMDPAATPCAGACNGPHGSSFPLPWSYTGPHSPTGGQGTGLACTSPSGSSPFPGPGSPAAAVAAATAAFFIAAEEHTGSNGHGSCSSEVPESPCGGGQGFEGRGSRGNLLPGSRVEAEPTAGLARLEVERAGCRFRERSLSVPTDSGSLCSVDIAYTEARRGSANYTLGYPSASSEGSTSTDNVSLGLGLEQEGQRRRRSKSISLKKAKKKPSPPTRSVSLIKEGPDDVDPSLLLPKDQRPKSLCIPLEPQGHRLVHANQQGSVGREPDGTATPFQWHLTDWKSSAEPPYCSLSSSSTATGTTTVECAKAQGSSESLMSPSVSRATTPSQLSAEVDTKTSSPSRPPGLMSPSSGYSSQSETPTPTVPTSAVLGHSPSQVRVRPLVPERKSSLPPTSPMERSPKARLSFDLPLTPPAHLDLSGLKISLKGKKKVSRHHSDSTTFATKLAQKSSPITPIMPVVTQSDLRSVRLRSISRSEPEDSTDGPEHVEEPPRMPCPVPDRKVKPPVAEKPLLAKRPPSILPKPPALQEEGPLSPTSPPGTAATATNKGLPQDGFVALRKGKLRRGLGEPPTAPVPVVGLRRLSHDSLEDEPWPPRRKAKVPPPVPKKPSVLYLPLVPALVPGASTGDPAPTPSPIITLDADPTCCDPDAEDLPSPETLGTATASDASPEQDSSADPGTEEKSFASDKTAESIAEEDDDVFVTSRTTEDLFTVIHRSKRKVLGRKEPGDTFASRSNSHLPVTTSGSPTSESPAAVAVAAPGSTGKSSSRNEDFKALLQKKSSKTSAGTRPSAAELLKTTNPLARRVMTEFAPELDSASSSRSQP, encoded by the exons ATGGGCAACGCGCAGCGGAAGGCGCCGCGCAGCCAGCGGCGGGGCAGGATGCGCTCGGCAACAG CCACCTCTAACGTGAACGTGGAGACCAAGCAAGCCCAAGCCGCGCACACCAAGCTGCCATGGCAGCAGCCCGTGAACGTGTTTCTGGCAGCCGGGCGCCCGCCGGGCATGGAGCAGCTGCACCAGGAGGCTCAGCTCAACCTGCAGAGCGTGCTGCAAG AGGAGTTTGAGGAGCAGTACAGCGAGAGCAGGGTCACCGGGAAGACCTTCCGCAGCACCGGGCACTCATCCCCTGACGCTCCCCCAGAGCCATCGCCCCGA CCCCCCCCTAACAAGCGCCTTGAATTTGTGCTTATG CCCCCGAGCCGGCGAGCAACTGATGAGGAGAGCACCAGCACGAGTGAACTGGGTGCGCGGCCACCTGACACCTGCCTGAGCCTCCCCACCAGCCCAGACAAGCAGCCTGCCTGGCCCAGGGCTTTCCCCCTGCCCACcctggaggagaagcagcagcagccatcctGCTCCGTCCAAACCAACATCGTCCCCATCAATGTCTCTG GGCAGCACTTTGCTAGGCACACGAGTGCTCGTCACTCCCTGTTTAACACAGAGACCGCGATGAACCCCAAGTCCACCCTGCGACGTAGACGGACCATTATCGGATTCCCTAACCTGTCCCTGCGAGACCAAG GCAGCACCAACGGCCCCACGTCCACTGTTCCCACACCCATTGCCGAGTCCGTCTCCTGCAGCTTTGTGCCCGAGGCAGCAGGGACAGTGCCGCAGGACACCAGCCCCCGCCAGCCCCGTGCTGCCCTGAGGAAAACCTTCAGTGACCTGGGGGCACGCTGCTGCCCCATGGACCCCGCAGCCACCCCCTGTGCTGGCGCCTGCAACGGCCCACACGGATCCTCCTTCCCGCTGCCCTGGAGCTACACAggcccccacagccccactggTGGCCAGGGCACAGGCCTGGCCTGCACCTCACCGAGTGGCTCCAGCCCTTTTCCTGGCCCCGGCTCACCTGCtgcagctgttgctgctgccacCGCTGCCTTCTTCATCGCCGCAGAGGAACACACAGGCAGCAACGGGCACGGCTCCTGCTCCAGTGAGGTGCCTGAGTCCCCCTGTGGGGGGGGACAGGGATTCGAGGGCCGAGGCTCCAGGGGGAACTTGCTGCCGGGAAGCCGAGTGGAGGCCGAGcccacagcagggctggcacGGCTGGAGGTGGAACGTGCTGGGTGCCGGTTCCGCGAGCGCTCACTGTCGGTGCCCACTGACTCGGGCTCGCTGTGCTCCGTGGACATAGCATACACTGAGGCACGGCGGGGCAGCGCCAACTACACCCTGGGCTACCCCAGCGCCAGCTCTgagggcagcaccagcaccgaCAACGTCtcactggggctggggctggagcaggaggggcaGCGGCGCCGGCGCTCCAAGAGCATCTCCCTCAAGAAGGCCAAGAAGAAGCCCTCACCGCCAACACGCAGCGTCTCGCTCATCAAGGAGGGCCCGGATGACGTGGaccccagcctgctgctgcccaaagACCAGCGGCCCAAGAGCCTGTGCATCCCCCTGGAGCCGCAGGGACACCGGCTAGTGCACGCCAACCAGCAGGGGAGTGTGGGCAGGGAGCCCGATGGCACAGCCACCCCCTTCCAGTGGCATCTCACGGACTGGAAGTCCTCTGCGGAACCCCCTTACTGCTCCCTgtccagctccagcactgccacaggGACCACAACTGTCGAGTGCGCCAAGGCACAGGGCAGCTCCGAGTCACTCATGTCCCCCTCTGTCTCCCGGGCCACGACGCCCTCCCAGCTCTCTGCCGAGGTGGACACCAAGACCTCCTCCCCGAGCAGGCCCCCGGGGCTGATGTCCCCATCCAGCGGGTACTCCAGCCAGTCCGAGACCCCGACCCCCACTGTGCCCACCTCCGCTGTCCTTGGGCACTCCCCGTCCCAGGtccgggtgaggccactggtGCCCGAGAGGAAGTCCTCACtgccccccacatcccccatgGAGAGGAGCCCCAAGGCACGGCTGTCCTTCGATCTGCCACTCACACCCCCAGCCCACCTTGACCTCTCAGGGCTGAAGATCTCCCtaaaggggaagaagaaggtcAGCCGGCACCACTCCGACTCCACCACCTTCGCCACCAAGCTGGCCCAGAAGAGCAGCCCCATCACACCCATCATGCCAGTGGTGACACAGTCGGACCTGCGCTCTGTGCGCCTGCGCTCCATCAGCCGCTCTGAGCCCGAGGACAGCACCGATGGCCCTGAGCACGTGGAGGAGCCGCCGCGCATGCCCTGCCCAGTGCCTGACAGGAAGGTGAAGCCTCCAGTGGCAGAGAAGCCACTGCTGGCCAAGCGGccccccagcatcctgcccaAGCCACCAGCATTGCAGGAGGAGGGCCCCCTGTCCCCCACATCCCCGCCGGGCACCGCAGCCACTGCCACCAACAAGGGGCTGCCGCAGGACGGCTTTGTGGCTTTGCGGAAAGGGAAGCTGAGGAGGGGCCTGGGGGagccccccacagccccagtgccGGTGGTGGGACTGAGGCGGCTCTCGCACGACAGCCTGGAGGATGAGCCATGGCCGCCGCGGAGGAAGGCTAAGGTGCCACCGCCAGTACCCAAGAAGCCCAGCGTTCTGTACCTGCCACTCGTGCCAGCCCTGGTGCCGGGAGCCAGTACGGGTGACCCGGCacccacccccagccccatcatCACGCTGGATGCTGACCCCACATGCTGCGACCCTGATGCCGAGGATCTGCCTTCCCCAGAGACCCTGGGCACTGCGACAGCCAGTGACGCCTCCCCGGAGCAAG ACAGCTCAGCAGACCCTGGCACAGAGGAGAAGAGCTTTGCCAGTGACAAGACAGCAGAGTCCATTGCTGAGGAGGACGACGACGTGTTCGTGACATCCCGCACCACGGAGGATCTCTTCACTGTGATCCACAG GTCAAAGAGGAAGGTCCTGGGGCGGAAGGAGCCTGGTGACACCTTTGCCAGCCGGTCCAACTCCCACTTGCCCGTCACAACTTCAGGTTCCCCGACCAGCgagtccccagcagcagttGCAGTGGCAGCACCAGGCAGCACTGGAAAGTCTTCCAGCAGGAACGAAGACTTTAAAGCTCTGCTCCAGAAGAAGAGCAGCAAAACCAGTGCCGGCACCCGGCCATCTGCTGCTGAACTGCTCAAGACCACAAACCCGCTGGCTCGGAGGGTCATGACGGAGTTTGCCCCTGAGCTGGacagtgccagcagctccaggagccAGCCCTAA